CGGCCGACCTCGCCGCGACCGCGAGGGAAGGTGTCGCCAACGCCGCGGCCGTCAGTCAGCACGCGGACGGCCACGCCGAGCGGATCATGACCGCCGCACAGGAGGCCTTCGTCGCAGGCTGGCAGCAGGCCATGTGGGTCGGCGTGGCGGTCATGGCCGCGCTCGCACTGTTCGTCGCCTTCCGGGGACCCACGCGCGCGCCGGCATCCGTCACGGAGTCCGCCGACGGGACCACCCACTGACCGAGAGTCGATCGCGCACCGCGACCGTTCCCGGCCTCGCGCGCAGGGCTGGTCCGGCATCACCTGGTACAGCCGGGCCCGCATCCGGCCGTAACTCCACTCGCGAAACAATCGATCTCCAAATGAGTCACGGTATAAGCAGGGAATTGGATGGATGTCCTTGGCTAGGCTCATGGATCGGCTGATACCGATGGACGTGGTCGTGGGGGACGATCGCGACTTTTCATGATATTTGCCGGTTTTCCGGAGCGGCGAGGAAAGCGCGGAGATTTTGCGGATGAGCGGTCTCAAAACGGCCTTAAGAGTCGTGACCGGCGCGGCGGGACTGGTGGCGGTCTCCGTCGCCGCCAACCAGGTGCTGAGCGGCGGTGAACTGCGCTGGAGCTGGATGTACGTCTCCATCGGCGTGGCCGTCCTGAGCCTGTGGTTCGGCGAGGTGCTGGCCCCCGGCGGAACGGACATCCCGAGTGCGGTCCCCGATACCGGGCCGGGGATACCTCGGGGCCGGCGCCGCGCTTATGTGCGGCAACTCCGCCACAGCGTCCGCCGTATCGACACCATCGGCATCGCGACCACCCCGCTCTACGCGCTGAACCTGCGCGACGTGTACGTGGACGTGAGCCTGGTGCTCACGTCCTCCCAGGACACCGAGCACACCCCGTACATCGGCGTGACCCCCGACGACCCGCAGGAGGAGCGGCGCACCCTCGACTCGTTCCTCCACGGCGACGGCAGCCATGTGCTCGCCGTCATCGGCGGCCCCGGCTCAGGCAAGACCACCCTGGTCCGCCACACCGCACTCGACCTGTGCCGGCACGCCTGGCTGCCATGGCCGGGCCGCGAGCTGCCGGTCCTGCTCTACCTGCGCGACCACGCCGCCGCCGTCCTCGCCGACGACCCGCCGTCCCTCGGCGCCGTGGCGGTCTCCGCCGGCTGGCTCCACGGCAGCGTCCCCGCGTCCTTCGTCGAACGCCGCCTGGACAAAGGCGGCTGCGTCGTCATGCTGGACGGCCTCGACGAGGTCGCCGACGAACAGGACCGCGGCCGGGTCGTCGCCTGGGTGAGACACCAGATCGAACGCTACCCCCGCAACCGTTTCGTCCTGACCTCACGACCCCACGGCTACCTGTCCAACCCCCTCCCCGGCGCCGAGACCCTCCAGGTGCGCCGCCTCACCGACGACCAGATCACCCGCTTCCTGCACGGCTGGTACCACGCCGTCGAGTGCCGCGCCACCAACTCCACCGGCAAACAGGTCCGCGCCGAAGCCGAAGCAAAGGCCGCCGACCTCGACACCCGCCTGCGTACGAACCGCGCGCTCAACGACCTCGCGGCCAACCCCCTGCTCCTCACAATGATCGCCAACGTCCACATGTACCGCGACAAACTCCCCGGCAGCCGCGCCGAGCTGTACGCCGAGATGTGCGACGTGCTCCTGCACCGCCGCCAGGAGGCCAAGGCCCTCACCGACGTCACCGGCCTGCGCGGTCCTCAGAAGGAACGGGTGGTGCGCCACCTGGCCCTCACCATGACCCGCGACCGCGTCGAGCATGTCCCCACCGCGAACGCCGAACTCCTGATCGCGAGGGTACTGCGCCAGGTCTCCCGCGACGTCTCCCCACGCACATTCCTCGAAGAGGTACGCAAAAGCGGCCTGCTCGTCGAACGCGAAAACGGTGTCTATTCTTTCGCACACCTCACGCTGCAGGAGTACCTCACCGCCGCGCAGATCCGCGAACACCCCGAACACGTGGCCTGGCTCACCCGCAGCGTGGACGACCCCTGGTGGCGTGAGACCACCCTCCTGTGGGCCGCCGCCTCCGACGCCACCCCCGTCATCGCCGCCTGTCTGGCCTCCGGCACCGTAAGGGCCCTCGCCATGGCCTTCGACTGCGCGGAAGAGGCACTCGCCGTGGACCCCGGCACCCGCGCAGAACTCGACACCGTTCTGTCGGCCCTGGACCCGCACAGCAGCGACGAGGCCCGCCGCCGCCTGATCACCGCCGTCCAGGCGTCCCGGAGCCTCCGCGACGTCATCACGCTCGGCGACGGCGCCACTGTCTGCGCACGACCCGTGAACCGCGAACTGTGGACGCTGTACGCACGGAGCGAACGCGCCGCCGGCCGCCATCCTCAGCGCGACGACCCCGACTGGACCGATCACGGCAAACCGGCCACCGGCATGAGCCACGTCGACGCCGCGCGTTTCGTCATCTGGCTCAACTCACACTTCGACGACGGCACCGCGTACCGCCTCCCCACCCCCGACGAGCTCGCCGACCCCGCCGTCGGCCGCTCGGCCGACCTGTCCGGTCACATCTTCTGGGCCCACGGAGACGACCGGCCCCGCCTGTACCGGCCCGGCGGCGTCCCACCGCCGAGCCTCGGCGCGGCGACCTTGCGCGGATACCAGGCCGCGGACCGGCGAGCCGTACGACCATACTTACGGCTCGCCTTGCCGCCGTACCCCAAGCGGCCGGCGGACCGCAAGAAACTCACGGACGTGAGCCGCGTCTTCGTCCTCGCCGCCACCACGCCGCGCCGGGTACCCCATCCACGGTGCAGCATTCTCAAGCTCATCCTGGTCCTGGCGTTCACCCGCGACCTCACCCGTGCCATCTCCGTCCCGGGTACTCCCCTTCTCACCCGTACGCACTGGCTCGGTGAACTCCTCGGCATCCCCCTCGGGGACGATCCGCGTCATGTGGCACCTCTGCTTCACCGTTTGCTGGAACGCAGCCTGAGCTCATTCACCTTGATCCGGAGTGTGAGCACGAACCTGCACCGGCAATTCGACAGGGCCACGACGCTCGCGCACGCTCTCGCGATCGCGCACGTCCGCGCCGAGGCGGTCGCTCCGGTACAGGAGGGCCATGTCTACGACCCGGCACACACGGCGCTCATCGACGATGTCGACATCGCACTCGCGGCGGCGTTCGGTGCGGCCGGCGGGACCGGGGACGACCCCGATCCAGGCCCGGCCGTCGAACACGGGTTGATCGTCGATGGCAAGGCAATGGAAGACCTCACGATCCTCCCCTACGAAGCGCCGGATCCCTCCTCGCCGGCCTTCGAGCCGGCCGCCGTGGCTCGCGAGCTGGCCGGATGCCTTGGCCGGGCTCTGGCTGTCCTCGTGGAACTGACCATCACGCGCGACGTGGTCGAGCCCTACGCGCGTCTCCTCGGTTCCGACCACGAAGAACTTGTGCTGGAGCGCGTCGGCCGGCTGACGCGACTCGTCGACCGGAAAAAGGGCTCAGTGTATTCCGGCCTGGAGCACGACAACGAGCACGGCCGGAGGGCCGATCTCGCGCGCGAAGTGGAACGCGAGCTCGCGCTGGACCCGGATCTCGATACCCACCGCTCAGAGGCACCGCATGCGGTCCTGCGCCGCCTGGACCTCG
The window above is part of the Sphaerisporangium rubeum genome. Proteins encoded here:
- a CDS encoding NACHT domain-containing protein, whose amino-acid sequence is MSGLKTALRVVTGAAGLVAVSVAANQVLSGGELRWSWMYVSIGVAVLSLWFGEVLAPGGTDIPSAVPDTGPGIPRGRRRAYVRQLRHSVRRIDTIGIATTPLYALNLRDVYVDVSLVLTSSQDTEHTPYIGVTPDDPQEERRTLDSFLHGDGSHVLAVIGGPGSGKTTLVRHTALDLCRHAWLPWPGRELPVLLYLRDHAAAVLADDPPSLGAVAVSAGWLHGSVPASFVERRLDKGGCVVMLDGLDEVADEQDRGRVVAWVRHQIERYPRNRFVLTSRPHGYLSNPLPGAETLQVRRLTDDQITRFLHGWYHAVECRATNSTGKQVRAEAEAKAADLDTRLRTNRALNDLAANPLLLTMIANVHMYRDKLPGSRAELYAEMCDVLLHRRQEAKALTDVTGLRGPQKERVVRHLALTMTRDRVEHVPTANAELLIARVLRQVSRDVSPRTFLEEVRKSGLLVERENGVYSFAHLTLQEYLTAAQIREHPEHVAWLTRSVDDPWWRETTLLWAAASDATPVIAACLASGTVRALAMAFDCAEEALAVDPGTRAELDTVLSALDPHSSDEARRRLITAVQASRSLRDVITLGDGATVCARPVNRELWTLYARSERAAGRHPQRDDPDWTDHGKPATGMSHVDAARFVIWLNSHFDDGTAYRLPTPDELADPAVGRSADLSGHIFWAHGDDRPRLYRPGGVPPPSLGAATLRGYQAADRRAVRPYLRLALPPYPKRPADRKKLTDVSRVFVLAATTPRRVPHPRCSILKLILVLAFTRDLTRAISVPGTPLLTRTHWLGELLGIPLGDDPRHVAPLLHRLLERSLSSFTLIRSVSTNLHRQFDRATTLAHALAIAHVRAEAVAPVQEGHVYDPAHTALIDDVDIALAAAFGAAGGTGDDPDPGPAVEHGLIVDGKAMEDLTILPYEAPDPSSPAFEPAAVARELAGCLGRALAVLVELTITRDVVEPYARLLGSDHEELVLERVGRLTRLVDRKKGSVYSGLEHDNEHGRRADLAREVERELALDPDLDTHRSEAPHAVLRRLDLALDLAHLPEPQSRFVSACATLVRRWGTQKSRRLKAGEALRDFDSFLHDVLAQALTSRDTVETPPDAVVREVCRRLEPGWGPSEAPSWTLLVRSLCLLALRTIMPIMERTAPYDAAALAHARVALLAAMAELGPPSKPRYPGLTWVAPSLAEAYCGLVLLQEQAASRIRQNEVILLVRRKNDDRAS